From one Verrucomicrobiota bacterium genomic stretch:
- a CDS encoding GAF domain-containing sensor histidine kinase, with product MDSSASEIGGLRARLQRYRRLVEEQAVILENCAGRQHALTALRQRALQSRDMTGLLSDAVSKVLGLLNVPFCAVLELQEDERSLLLRGGAGWRKGVVGHATVTAGRESYEGLTLVSAGPVTLRHLTDEGCFPGSTLLSGHGIVSGIAVVIWGRGKSYGVLGAYTQTSRDFTDDDRFFIQSVADTIAAASERAALEQELLLISNRERQRIGQDLHDGLCQQLAGIEFRHAVLVQELAGNPHLRAEALELGKLLRDAMQQARMLAHGWLPVQPGPQGLMAALKTLAVASEKLFNVTCRWECPRPVYLADAKVATHLYRIAQEAISNAVKHGRAKRISVALEQSGPDVTLTIMDDGCGMAGERPAVRGMGLRIMDYRAEMVGAAIRIGPAPGQGTCVSCTFRADSTAAAAGPAGTPE from the coding sequence ATGGACAGTTCTGCAAGCGAGATTGGCGGTCTGCGGGCCCGACTCCAACGGTACCGGAGGCTGGTTGAAGAGCAGGCCGTCATCCTCGAAAACTGCGCCGGCCGGCAGCACGCGCTGACCGCCTTGCGGCAGCGTGCCCTGCAAAGCCGGGACATGACGGGATTGCTGAGCGATGCGGTTTCCAAAGTACTTGGCCTGCTCAACGTGCCGTTCTGCGCGGTGCTGGAATTGCAGGAGGATGAAAGATCGCTGCTCCTGCGGGGGGGCGCAGGCTGGCGAAAGGGGGTGGTGGGCCACGCGACCGTTACCGCCGGCAGGGAATCGTATGAAGGTTTGACCTTGGTTTCAGCCGGACCGGTAACGCTTCGACACCTGACTGACGAGGGGTGCTTTCCCGGATCCACTCTGTTGTCTGGCCACGGGATCGTCAGCGGCATCGCCGTGGTCATTTGGGGCCGCGGCAAATCGTACGGGGTACTTGGTGCTTACACGCAAACCTCGCGCGACTTTACGGACGACGACCGGTTTTTCATCCAGTCCGTGGCGGATACCATCGCGGCCGCCAGCGAGCGGGCGGCGCTCGAGCAGGAGCTCCTCCTGATCAGCAATCGCGAACGGCAGCGCATCGGCCAGGATCTGCATGACGGTCTGTGCCAGCAGCTTGCCGGCATTGAGTTTCGGCATGCGGTTCTTGTGCAGGAGCTCGCCGGCAATCCGCATTTGCGGGCAGAGGCGCTTGAACTCGGCAAATTGCTTCGAGACGCCATGCAGCAGGCGCGAATGCTCGCGCATGGGTGGTTGCCCGTGCAACCGGGCCCCCAGGGACTCATGGCGGCTCTGAAGACGCTGGCGGTAGCGTCTGAAAAGCTTTTTAACGTCACGTGCCGTTGGGAATGCCCGCGCCCGGTCTACCTCGCCGATGCAAAAGTGGCGACACACCTTTACCGGATTGCTCAGGAGGCCATCAGCAATGCCGTAAAACACGGGCGGGCAAAGAGGATCAGCGTCGCGCTTGAGCAATCCGGCCCGGACGTAACCCTGACGATTATGGATGATGGCTGCGGAATGGCTGGTGAGCGGCCCGCCGTAAGAGGCATGGGCCTGCGAATCATGGACTACCGCGCGGAGATGGTCGGCGCCGCCATCCGAATCGGCCCCGCTCCGGGCCAGGGGACCTGCGTCAGCTGCACGTTCAGGGCTGATTCGACGGCAGCCGCGGCAGGTCCGGCGGGTACCCCAGAGTGA